DNA sequence from the Alkaliphilus metalliredigens QYMF genome:
GGTATCTCCTTTTTGTACTGTATGGGCTTGTGAAGGTGCCTTTTCTGGAACACTAACCCTGGCCCCTACCATGAGCATTGATTGTGCACGATATCCAAGATTAGCTTGATACACCTCCTCTAATGTCACATTGTATCTTTGTGAAATTTTCCAAAGGGTATCCCCTGAAACCACTGTATGTACCATAGAAGCCGCTGACACCGAGAGAATCGATGTCGTTAACACTGTTGAAGCAATCACTGTTCCCACAACAATTTTTTTAATTTTTGAAGCCATTTGCACTTCCTCCTTGTCTCAGTTCGGATTTCATTGCGTCTCTTCTTATACCAGTTTTCTGGTAATTCTTCGCTCTTTGTTTTTATTCGTCAAAATTCGACAATTACCTTGATGTAAATTATGGTAGGAAGTGCACTTAAAATTCGTCTGATGCTACCGCTTCGACTCATGGCGCACTTGAAATGTCAAACAGGTACTGTTTGACATTTCAAGTGCTTAAATACAAAAGAGGCTGAGTAATTATACTCAGCCTCTGGCTTACTAAAATAATGGTTTGATTTGATAAGTGACTTCATCTCCATTAATATTAAATTCTAAATACTTGAAGAGTTCCTGTGAATCTTTGTCAGATGTACTTTGATAGTTACCAAGAGCAATATATCGAATTCCATCTACTAACCTGACACCCATTTCATCTCCTCCATAAAGTACAAAAACATTTTTATCTTTTTCTACTTGTTTATTCAAAAGCTCAATCAACAGATCAAACTCTTTATCATCTGTAAACCCATGATTTCCAAGAAGAGGTCTAGGTAATACAATAAATATATTTTGCTTATTGGTATTTTGTAATTGGCTTTGTAACCATGGCCATTGACTGAAATCTGTTGCTCGAAGTCCATTTCCTCTGTTATCTAATTGGATGAACAAACTACTACCATTTTCAGAAATTCCATAGCCTGGTTTCGCAATCACATTTGGCTTCGTAATTTGTCCGCTAATTCTTGAGTTAATACTTCCTGTAAAGATGGCAGTATCATAGCTTGTATTAATCAAGTGGTTCACTCGCGTTTCCACAATTTGGTCTAATAGGGTATGTCCCCCTTGGTTGATACCGCTATGGACAAAAAACTGTGTTCCTGGATTTGTATAAGGTCGATTCATTAGATCTTGAAAATCATTGTTTCCAAAACTTTCAACCCCAGGTGCTTTCACGCTATACAATGCTTCAATACCATCGAATAACAGTGAGCCCGTTCTCTTTTGTGTCGCATCGGTTTCCACCACATAAATCCTCTCTAAAGCAATAGGATAGGTAGCATCGCTTGGAAGAACCGCTTCAGTATATTTCCATCCTGTCCAGTCAATTCGTTGGGCAAAATCAATTGTATGGTCTTTGCCACTTGCATCTTTAATACGTCCTCTAATCTGAGGCGTTGCTTGCTCAGAAGCATACACCCACATCCCTAACTTACTAGGTTTGTTTGCTATTTTTAACCCACCTTGGTCAAAGGCAACATAAGCAGCTCTACTTTCGTCTGTTTGTGTAAAATCATAGGTAAGCTTTAAGGATGTGCTTCCCTTTTTTGCCTCTGGGCTTAACTCAATTGATCCTAACACCGACTGGGGATATCCAATATAGCTGGCATTTAGTTTATCAAAATTAGTTAAGGACACTTGTTCATATCCAATGGCAATCCCAATTTCAACCTTTTTATCTCTGAATGTCCCGGTTAAAATCGTTCCCCCACCTTGATTTCCCGCTACGTAGACACCATTTTCAACTTGACCTAATCCTTTTTCATCCTGCCATTGTATCTGTTCAGGATTAATGACTGTCCGATAGCCCTTTTCGTCCAATCCATAAACCTGTAAAGGGACACGCTGTCCAAAATTCACTTGAAGTATATTAGGTGTTGCGATCAATGTTGTTAAATTGTTCATCACATCAATGACAACTTCCGCTGTTCTTCCTAGATACTCCACCTCAATTATTGCTTTTCCTACTACTTCAGGAATAAAAGAATTCCCTTCAAATCGTCCTTGTCCACTTTTGATGTTAAATTTCACCTGCTGGTGATCGATTTGTATTGGATTATAATTTTCATCATAGGCATTAACCAAAATTTCCCTAGGTGTCTCTACAAAGGCCCGGGGGTCATTAACCTTAGCCTGAATCGCTCTCAATGTGGTTGGTTGAGCCTTAGAAAGGACCGCAATCCCATTGACAATTCTACGTTCAACACCCTCAGAAGGATTATTAATGATTTGTGGTTTGGCTTCTCCTAATTCTCTAGCTATCATGGTTGTTGACCCACCACCATCCATAATAATCGCATCATGAGCTCCTAGACCCAAAAGAATATTTCCCAATTCCCTACCGTCTACACCATGATAAAAGTTACTACGTCCATCAATTGTTACTAAAATAACTTGTTTGCGATCCCTTGAGATTCCAATAGCACTTCTAGGGTGGGCTCCAGCAACACTTTGGGTAAGGTGAGCAGCTTGTCCATCCTTAACCAATAACGTTCCTCCCCCTAATGCCAGTTCAATCTGATTTAGATTAGGTTGAATCTCTTGGTGAAGCGTCAGTCGGTCCCCTACCTTTAGGTTATCAAATAGATGCCCTGCCCGTCCCCAGCCTGTTTCTGTTTGAGAGGCCACAAGGACATATCCATTACTGGGAATACCTGTTGCCGGTTGTCTTCTTCTAATTTCAGCTACTTCATCATTGATGACGATTACTTCTACCATATCTAACAACTTTTCGTTATATCCCGGTGTGTGGGTGCCCCAATTTTTATCGATTAACATCGTATATTGATATCGATCAGTATATTTATTGATAGAAGATAAATCTATCCTTTTTCCACCATCGGTTGTAATATAAAGATCACGATCCCAGTAACT
Encoded proteins:
- a CDS encoding phosphodiester glycosidase family protein, encoding MNRLKRLLLTVGLSTTLLLSMGTSVGFASGVINVADQQQQISNGVTHRNIVRFNANGWLNINALYIDLTADSLELDLLKSSKGVATKETLSTMVNARENVVGAMNGDFFYMLTPDSPLGAMIKGGEMISSPIDRSDQNYATFFVDTNKQAFASYWDRDLYITTDGGKRIDLSSINKYTDRYQYTMLIDKNWGTHTPGYNEKLLDMVEVIVINDEVAEIRRRQPATGIPSNGYVLVASQTETGWGRAGHLFDNLKVGDRLTLHQEIQPNLNQIELALGGGTLLVKDGQAAHLTQSVAGAHPRSAIGISRDRKQVILVTIDGRSNFYHGVDGRELGNILLGLGAHDAIIMDGGGSTTMIARELGEAKPQIINNPSEGVERRIVNGIAVLSKAQPTTLRAIQAKVNDPRAFVETPREILVNAYDENYNPIQIDHQQVKFNIKSGQGRFEGNSFIPEVVGKAIIEVEYLGRTAEVVIDVMNNLTTLIATPNILQVNFGQRVPLQVYGLDEKGYRTVINPEQIQWQDEKGLGQVENGVYVAGNQGGGTILTGTFRDKKVEIGIAIGYEQVSLTNFDKLNASYIGYPQSVLGSIELSPEAKKGSTSLKLTYDFTQTDESRAAYVAFDQGGLKIANKPSKLGMWVYASEQATPQIRGRIKDASGKDHTIDFAQRIDWTGWKYTEAVLPSDATYPIALERIYVVETDATQKRTGSLLFDGIEALYSVKAPGVESFGNNDFQDLMNRPYTNPGTQFFVHSGINQGGHTLLDQIVETRVNHLINTSYDTAIFTGSINSRISGQITKPNVIAKPGYGISENGSSLFIQLDNRGNGLRATDFSQWPWLQSQLQNTNKQNIFIVLPRPLLGNHGFTDDKEFDLLIELLNKQVEKDKNVFVLYGGDEMGVRLVDGIRYIALGNYQSTSDKDSQELFKYLEFNINGDEVTYQIKPLF